A section of the Kribbella sp. HUAS MG21 genome encodes:
- the solA gene encoding N-methyl-L-tryptophan oxidase, with the protein MRTDVVVVGLGAFGSAALWRLAARGVQVVGIERQGIGHAFGSSHGTTRLFRVACMENPALPAIARKSLALWTELGERTGATYVRQTGSLNVGAPTSGPVTGARAAAAAGAAPVTELTHEELAARFPQYNLAADDVAVWDPGAGICYAEPTVRAQVAEAQRLGATVYPHTMVTAIDVGPDAVTVRTPTTSITADQVVISAGAWLGKLVPDLPLSPRRTPLFWFQPKDPASEAFRLRNFPSFIWEFADGRGLWGHGSDEDFLVKVGLDGADRDRDIDPDELDRYIHPRKDIAELAAAIADAFPELDPEPVKLMPCMVTDSPDGQFLVGRYDDRVVVAGGDSGHGFKHCAGLGELLAQITTKETPYTDVSFVDPHRF; encoded by the coding sequence ATGCGAACAGATGTGGTGGTGGTGGGGTTGGGGGCGTTCGGGTCGGCGGCGCTGTGGCGGCTGGCGGCGCGGGGTGTGCAGGTCGTGGGGATCGAGCGGCAGGGCATCGGGCACGCGTTCGGGTCCTCGCACGGGACGACGCGGCTGTTCCGGGTGGCGTGCATGGAGAACCCGGCGCTGCCCGCGATCGCCCGGAAATCGCTGGCGTTGTGGACGGAGCTGGGGGAGCGGACCGGGGCGACGTACGTCCGGCAGACCGGCTCGCTGAACGTAGGCGCTCCGACGAGCGGGCCGGTGACCGGCGCCCGGGCGGCGGCCGCGGCCGGTGCGGCTCCGGTGACCGAGCTGACGCACGAGGAGTTGGCGGCGCGGTTCCCGCAGTACAACCTCGCGGCGGACGATGTCGCGGTGTGGGATCCCGGTGCCGGCATCTGCTACGCCGAGCCGACGGTGCGGGCGCAGGTCGCGGAGGCGCAGCGCCTGGGCGCGACCGTCTATCCGCACACGATGGTGACCGCGATCGACGTCGGCCCCGACGCGGTGACGGTCCGGACGCCGACCACGAGCATCACCGCCGACCAGGTCGTGATCAGCGCCGGCGCGTGGCTGGGCAAGCTCGTCCCGGACCTGCCGTTGTCACCGCGACGTACGCCGTTGTTCTGGTTCCAGCCGAAGGATCCGGCGTCGGAGGCGTTCCGGTTGCGGAACTTCCCGTCGTTCATCTGGGAGTTCGCCGACGGCCGAGGTCTGTGGGGACACGGCTCCGACGAGGATTTCCTGGTGAAGGTCGGCCTCGACGGCGCCGATCGGGACCGGGATATCGACCCGGACGAGCTGGACCGCTATATCCATCCGCGCAAGGACATCGCCGAGCTGGCCGCGGCGATCGCGGACGCGTTCCCGGAGCTCGACCCGGAGCCGGTGAAGTTGATGCCGTGCATGGTCACGGACTCGCCCGACGGACAGTTCCTGGTCGGTCGGTACGACGACCGCGTGGTGGTCGCGGGCGGTGACAGCGGACACGGCTTCAAGCACTGCGCCGGGCTGGGCGAACTCCTGGCCCAGATCACGACGAAGGAGACGCCCTACACGGACGTCTCCTTCGTGGACCCACACAGGTTCTAG
- a CDS encoding ribbon-helix-helix protein, CopG family: protein MAKDSTKNILLRLDPALAERLQTVASVEGRSVSDVAREAIAALVDQRRQDARFSRLLEENLTRHEESLRRLRGDD, encoded by the coding sequence ATGGCGAAGGACTCGACGAAGAACATCCTGCTGCGGCTCGATCCGGCGCTGGCCGAGCGGCTGCAGACCGTGGCGTCGGTGGAAGGCCGGTCGGTGTCCGACGTGGCGCGCGAGGCGATCGCGGCGCTGGTGGACCAGCGGCGGCAGGACGCGCGGTTCAGCCGGCTCCTCGAGGAGAACCTGACACGGCACGAGGAGTCGCTGCGCCGGCTGCGTGGAGACGACTGA